A section of the Streptomyces sp. NBC_01591 genome encodes:
- a CDS encoding multidrug transporter, with product MTPATRSRPALLRRLRTLTLLEAANIALIGWAVFAALGAPFSTANAVGFALVAGLLLIGSGYWALKARQLRTGARQPPAIGVFRPLRPLCALALAAGLAVMVSALPGRPPSDWAPGLVLYGLGLAEYVNYFHRQLMHDTAADWRRLLRTRRLRRSHLAEDLRAHRDRHVRT from the coding sequence ATGACCCCTGCGACACGCTCCCGGCCGGCGCTTCTGAGGCGGCTGCGCACGCTGACCCTCCTGGAAGCGGCGAACATCGCGCTGATCGGCTGGGCGGTGTTCGCGGCCCTCGGCGCACCCTTCAGTACCGCGAACGCGGTGGGCTTCGCCCTGGTGGCCGGGCTCTTGCTCATCGGGTCCGGGTACTGGGCCCTGAAGGCGCGTCAACTGCGCACCGGAGCACGGCAACCGCCCGCGATCGGGGTGTTCCGTCCGCTCCGTCCGCTGTGCGCCCTGGCCCTGGCGGCCGGCCTCGCGGTCATGGTTTCGGCCCTCCCGGGACGGCCGCCGTCCGACTGGGCCCCCGGCCTCGTGCTGTACGGCCTGGGCCTGGCGGAGTACGTCAACTACTTCCATCGGCAGCTGATGCACGACACCGCGGCGGACTGGCGCAGGCTGCTGCGCACTCGCCGTCTGCGCAGATCGCACCTGGCGGAGGACCTGCGCGCTCACCGCGACCGACACGTACGGACCTGA
- a CDS encoding TIGR03084 family metal-binding protein produces MSDASAVTVAVLDDLRQESEELDRLVAGVDAAHWARPTPAEGWTVAHQIAHLNWTDEVALIAVTEPDAFAAEVEKALAHPETFVDEAAGELVALLSAEGLLVRWREGRARLHEALGAAPPGVKFPWYGPPMSVASMATARIMETWAHGQDIADALGVTRTPTARLRHVARIGVRARDYAYLVRGIKAPEEEFRVELRAPDGESITFGAPDAPQRVTGPLVDFCLLVTQRAHRDDLAVRAVGPDADQWLGIAQAFAGPAGPGRAPRGGAE; encoded by the coding sequence GTGTCCGATGCATCGGCCGTGACCGTCGCCGTACTCGACGACCTGCGTCAGGAGAGCGAGGAACTCGACCGGTTGGTCGCCGGGGTGGACGCGGCCCACTGGGCGAGGCCGACCCCGGCCGAGGGGTGGACCGTCGCCCATCAGATCGCGCACCTGAACTGGACCGACGAGGTCGCCCTGATCGCCGTCACCGAACCGGACGCCTTCGCCGCCGAGGTCGAGAAGGCGCTCGCGCACCCCGAGACGTTCGTCGACGAGGCCGCCGGGGAGCTCGTCGCGCTGCTGTCGGCCGAGGGACTGCTCGTCCGGTGGCGCGAGGGCCGGGCCCGGCTGCACGAGGCCCTGGGTGCGGCCCCGCCGGGCGTGAAGTTCCCCTGGTACGGGCCGCCGATGAGCGTCGCGTCCATGGCGACCGCCCGGATCATGGAGACCTGGGCCCACGGCCAGGACATCGCCGACGCCCTCGGGGTCACCAGGACCCCCACCGCCCGGCTGCGGCACGTCGCCCGTATCGGGGTGCGGGCCCGCGACTACGCCTATCTGGTACGGGGGATCAAGGCGCCCGAGGAGGAGTTCCGGGTCGAACTCCGCGCCCCCGACGGTGAGTCGATCACCTTCGGGGCGCCGGACGCACCGCAGCGCGTCACCGGACCGCTCGTCGACTTCTGCCTCCTCGTCACCCAGCGCGCCCACCGCGACGACCTCGCCGTCCGGGCGGTCGGCCCCGACGCCGACCAGTGGCTCGGCATCGCCCAGGCCTTCGCCGGGCCCGCCGGACCGGGCCGCGCACCCCGTGGCGGCGCCGAGTGA
- a CDS encoding AfsR/SARP family transcriptional regulator has product MIRSPQTDPPDGSAPHTIGNEPAPAGRSTPATPPGAHGERPDPRFGVLGQLSFHGRTMSVTSPVRRAVLTACLLRYGRPIGIAEFSEILWDDPPVSATANLRSHVTGLRRDLDEVEPGLGDRMRTYRGAQCGYGLEIAPDEFDLPRFTAAVQRGRNWLSRGSHKSAVDALEQAVGLWNGPFGQDLPPTRWFNAHIAGLNNARLDAYQDLFTASVLAGRTIMLAYRIESVIAEAPYRQHLWELLAAVHCLHGDTVSTLSVVNRCQKLFAEDLGLDLPPGIEAMRTAALNWDREEAMRLVASRTQDSAERCQCRRPPRPSS; this is encoded by the coding sequence TTGATCCGCTCCCCACAGACCGATCCTCCCGACGGATCCGCTCCCCACACCATCGGGAACGAACCAGCCCCGGCCGGCCGCTCCACCCCGGCGACACCGCCCGGCGCCCACGGCGAACGCCCCGATCCGCGCTTCGGCGTCCTCGGGCAGCTCTCGTTCCACGGCAGGACCATGTCTGTCACCTCACCCGTCCGGCGCGCGGTCCTCACCGCTTGCCTGCTCCGGTACGGGCGGCCCATCGGCATCGCGGAGTTCAGCGAGATCCTTTGGGACGACCCGCCGGTTTCGGCCACGGCGAACCTCCGGAGCCACGTGACGGGACTGCGCCGGGACCTCGACGAGGTCGAGCCCGGGCTCGGCGACCGGATGCGGACCTACCGGGGCGCCCAGTGCGGATACGGACTGGAGATCGCGCCCGACGAGTTCGACCTGCCCCGGTTCACCGCCGCGGTCCAGCGTGGCCGGAACTGGCTGTCACGCGGCTCCCACAAGTCGGCGGTCGACGCCCTGGAACAGGCCGTCGGCCTCTGGAACGGTCCCTTCGGACAGGACCTCCCGCCCACTCGGTGGTTCAACGCCCACATAGCGGGGCTCAACAACGCCCGGCTGGACGCCTATCAGGACCTCTTCACCGCGTCCGTCCTCGCCGGCCGCACCATCATGCTGGCCTACCGCATCGAGAGCGTGATCGCCGAGGCCCCTTACCGCCAGCACCTGTGGGAGCTGCTCGCGGCGGTGCACTGCCTGCACGGCGACACCGTCAGCACGCTGTCGGTGGTCAACCGCTGCCAGAAGCTGTTCGCGGAGGATCTGGGGCTCGACCTGCCCCCCGGTATCGAGGCCATGCGGACGGCGGCGCTCAACTGGGACCGTGAGGAGGCCATGCGGCTCGTCGCGTCCCGGACCCAGGACTCCGCGGAGCGGTGCCAGTGCCGAAGACCTCCGCGTCCTTCTTCCTGA
- a CDS encoding type 2 lanthipeptide synthetase LanM family protein produces MPDVASEHPTSGSAGAHLPWHRAATLSERLGGTPSQSDPVRGEKRLAMWRELAPLTGERATLDARLAPLGVGADELAALLGESDASLAARLTDEPDWHQVFRRWWAEGMATTDTTRRLDPDMGLLEVIRPLVEGAVHELDALVEERVRTSDDPVMADPGHILDVVRATAPAADLLGHVQRTLVLELNIARVEDRLGGETPEERFSSYVELLRSEGNALALWDEYPVLARLIVGQLRFWIDTRVELIEALVADLPALRESLLAAPGPRRLERLEFGAGDKHRRGRSVAMVEFDTATLVFKPRPLAMDTAFDGLLDWVNRQGAPHDLARIGIVDRGSHGWVEQVDTTATTDAEGGDRYAWRLGALTSLLYLLHATDFHFENVLAAGEYPVLVDLEALLHNDKTAAVVKIDGETDIAAVTLADSVQSVGILPNHLLVRGEDGTFGLDVSGLAGHGGQLTPMPVPTWEGSGTDRMRLVKRRMEMDAERNHPMTADGEPIDLVGRVDAFVEGFTHVYRLLEAGRDELLAAQGPLAPFGLVRTRLIARPTHIYGRLLLESTHPDFMRDGLDHSRSLARLAGGHVEMPESRNAMILDEVAELTLGDIPMFTVDAESGTLRGGLDGRPIGTRYPPLTAVRERLVALGDADLAFQARVIRSCVAATAMGESDARWPNWHRPRLDGAADPGDFAEEALRLAHRLSDLCIRDEHGLGWIGLDLVDEKYWQYAPAPIGLYTGTAGIAHALDAVAAVTGDERTGELAQAAFDQVAKRSVLIAETLASLAKKPGAAEFGIGAFGPFGGAVYALAHAAVRHDRPEYAEAAAALLPAIDELVEEDPLLDIVSGSAGAILALLSLETARPGTGAARIAARCADRLLATRQERGEGWGWATPINPEEPLAGFSHGASGIAYAFARLDRAAPRPEYKEAVRHALTYERTAFDPELRTWRDLRPANLGGRTVMNAWCHGAPGIAMARNAFQELRTVPDLADLIESDRHMAVLAAISTGLDLDPVSGLGNHSLCHGDIGNLLIIDESSRADQEPEVAGLLPRVWNTLLHEGRENGWLCGVPKGVETPGLMTGLAGIAWGLARKAAPERVPDLLTLAAPDTRGKTC; encoded by the coding sequence ATGCCTGACGTCGCAAGCGAGCACCCCACCAGCGGGTCGGCCGGGGCCCACCTCCCCTGGCACCGGGCCGCCACCCTGAGCGAAAGACTCGGCGGGACTCCGTCGCAGTCCGACCCGGTGCGAGGCGAGAAGCGCCTGGCCATGTGGAGGGAGCTGGCGCCGCTGACCGGTGAGCGCGCCACGCTGGACGCACGGCTCGCACCGCTTGGCGTCGGCGCCGACGAACTGGCCGCTCTGCTCGGCGAGAGCGACGCGTCCCTCGCCGCCCGCCTGACGGACGAACCCGACTGGCACCAGGTCTTCAGGCGCTGGTGGGCCGAGGGCATGGCCACCACGGACACCACCCGCCGCCTCGACCCCGACATGGGCCTCCTGGAAGTGATCCGCCCCCTCGTGGAGGGTGCCGTCCACGAACTCGACGCACTCGTCGAGGAACGCGTGCGGACCAGCGACGACCCCGTCATGGCCGACCCGGGCCACATCCTCGACGTCGTCCGCGCGACCGCCCCGGCTGCCGACCTGCTCGGCCATGTGCAGCGGACCCTCGTACTCGAACTCAACATCGCCCGCGTCGAGGACCGCCTCGGCGGCGAGACCCCCGAGGAGCGCTTCTCCTCGTACGTCGAACTGCTCCGCTCGGAGGGCAACGCCCTCGCGCTCTGGGACGAATACCCGGTCCTGGCACGGCTGATCGTGGGCCAGCTCCGCTTCTGGATCGACACGCGGGTCGAGCTGATCGAGGCGCTCGTCGCCGACCTCCCCGCACTGCGCGAGAGCCTGCTCGCCGCCCCAGGGCCCCGGCGGCTCGAACGCCTGGAGTTCGGTGCCGGCGACAAGCACCGGCGGGGCCGCTCCGTCGCCATGGTCGAATTCGACACTGCCACCCTGGTCTTCAAGCCCCGCCCGCTGGCCATGGACACCGCCTTCGACGGGCTCCTGGACTGGGTCAACCGGCAGGGAGCCCCGCATGACCTGGCCCGGATCGGTATCGTGGACCGTGGCAGCCACGGGTGGGTCGAACAGGTCGACACCACCGCGACCACCGACGCCGAAGGCGGCGACCGTTACGCCTGGCGGCTCGGTGCCCTGACGTCACTCCTCTACCTGCTGCACGCCACGGACTTCCACTTCGAGAATGTGCTGGCCGCGGGCGAGTACCCGGTTCTCGTCGACCTGGAGGCGCTGCTGCACAACGACAAGACCGCGGCCGTCGTCAAGATCGACGGTGAGACGGACATCGCCGCGGTCACCCTCGCCGACTCCGTCCAGTCCGTGGGCATCCTCCCCAACCACCTGCTGGTGCGCGGCGAGGACGGCACCTTCGGCCTGGACGTCAGCGGACTGGCGGGCCACGGCGGGCAGTTGACCCCCATGCCGGTGCCCACCTGGGAGGGCAGCGGAACCGACCGGATGCGGCTGGTCAAGCGCCGGATGGAGATGGACGCCGAGCGCAACCACCCGATGACCGCCGACGGCGAACCGATCGACCTGGTCGGCCGGGTCGACGCGTTCGTCGAGGGGTTCACCCACGTCTACCGGCTGCTGGAAGCGGGCCGTGACGAACTGCTCGCCGCCCAGGGGCCGCTGGCCCCCTTCGGCCTCGTCCGGACCCGGCTCATCGCCAGGCCGACCCACATCTACGGCCGGCTGCTGCTGGAGAGCACCCACCCGGACTTCATGCGCGACGGCCTCGACCACTCCCGCTCGCTCGCCCGGCTGGCGGGCGGACATGTCGAGATGCCGGAGTCCCGCAACGCGATGATCCTGGACGAGGTCGCCGAGCTCACACTCGGAGACATACCCATGTTCACCGTCGACGCGGAGTCCGGGACCCTGCGCGGCGGACTGGACGGCCGGCCGATCGGTACCCGCTACCCGCCGCTGACCGCCGTACGCGAACGCCTCGTCGCCCTCGGCGACGCCGACCTCGCCTTCCAGGCGCGGGTCATCCGCTCGTGCGTCGCCGCCACCGCCATGGGCGAGAGCGACGCCCGCTGGCCCAACTGGCACCGCCCCCGGCTGGACGGCGCGGCCGACCCCGGCGACTTCGCCGAGGAGGCCCTGCGGCTGGCGCACCGGCTGTCGGACCTGTGCATCCGCGACGAACACGGGCTGGGCTGGATCGGGCTGGACCTGGTCGACGAGAAGTACTGGCAGTACGCGCCCGCACCGATCGGCCTCTACACCGGGACCGCCGGCATCGCGCATGCCCTGGACGCCGTCGCGGCCGTGACCGGCGACGAGCGGACCGGCGAGCTGGCCCAGGCCGCCTTCGACCAGGTGGCGAAGCGGTCGGTGCTCATCGCCGAGACGCTGGCGAGCCTGGCGAAGAAGCCGGGAGCCGCAGAGTTCGGCATCGGCGCGTTCGGCCCGTTCGGCGGTGCCGTCTACGCCCTGGCCCACGCCGCCGTACGCCACGACCGGCCCGAGTACGCCGAAGCCGCCGCCGCCCTGCTGCCCGCCATCGACGAACTCGTCGAGGAGGACCCCCTCCTGGACATCGTCTCCGGCTCGGCGGGCGCGATCCTCGCCCTCCTCTCGCTGGAGACCGCCCGGCCGGGCACCGGAGCGGCCCGGATCGCGGCGCGCTGCGCCGACCGCCTGCTGGCCACCCGGCAGGAACGCGGCGAGGGATGGGGCTGGGCCACCCCCATCAACCCCGAGGAGCCGCTCGCCGGCTTCTCGCACGGCGCCTCCGGCATCGCGTACGCGTTCGCCCGGCTCGACCGGGCCGCTCCCCGCCCGGAGTACAAGGAGGCCGTCCGGCACGCGCTCACGTACGAACGGACCGCCTTCGACCCGGAGCTGCGCACCTGGCGCGACCTGCGGCCGGCCAACCTCGGTGGGCGTACGGTCATGAACGCCTGGTGCCACGGCGCCCCGGGCATCGCGATGGCCCGCAACGCCTTCCAGGAGCTGCGCACCGTCCCGGACCTGGCCGACCTGATCGAGAGCGACCGGCACATGGCGGTCCTCGCCGCCATATCGACGGGCCTCGACCTCGACCCGGTGTCCGGTCTCGGCAACCACAGCCTGTGCCACGGGGACATCGGCAATCTGCTCATCATCGACGAGAGCAGCAGAGCCGACCAGGAGCCGGAGGTCGCCGGCCTGCTGCCCCGGGTGTGGAACACGCTGCTGCACGAGGGCCGGGAGAACGGCTGGCTGTGCGGCGTCCCGAAGGGCGTGGAGACACCCGGTCTCATGACCGGTCTGGCCGGCATCGCCTGGGGACTGGCGCGCAAGGCCGCACCCGAGCGGGTGCCGGACCTGCTGACGCTCGCCGCCCCGGACACCCGGGGGAAGACGTGCTGA
- a CDS encoding ABC transporter permease subunit: protein MRGLIGSELLKLRTLPTWWIAGAAMAAVAVLLALWNSWQAHTFMQPFEDYLAGAILTPREDMSAEQVSTMRDLWETQSAPGRIAATLYTSGQTLGLLLAGVLAILLVTNEYQYRTLTATFLAAPRRGRVVTAKLVVVLISSAGLWLAATLGSLVVGGIFLTSQGTGLGLGSGDVLGAVLLNLAAYLVWGVFGFGLGVLIRSQTAATVTAAVLYFLSSVVVAFAFQVVHDLVLEENWVLQAQVLLPGVASQIMTTPGELFAGAPAPWTGAAVLVAYSLVGGLTGTLLLLRRDVT, encoded by the coding sequence ATGAGGGGGCTGATCGGCAGCGAGCTGCTCAAGCTCCGTACGCTGCCCACCTGGTGGATCGCCGGCGCGGCGATGGCCGCGGTGGCGGTGCTGCTGGCGCTGTGGAACAGCTGGCAGGCCCACACCTTCATGCAGCCGTTCGAGGACTATCTGGCAGGGGCGATCCTGACCCCCCGCGAGGACATGTCCGCCGAGCAGGTCAGCACGATGCGCGACCTCTGGGAGACCCAGTCGGCCCCCGGCCGCATCGCCGCGACCCTCTACACCTCCGGGCAGACCCTCGGCCTGCTGCTGGCGGGCGTGCTGGCCATCCTGCTGGTGACCAACGAGTACCAGTACCGGACCCTGACGGCCACGTTCCTCGCAGCGCCCCGCCGGGGCCGCGTCGTCACGGCCAAGCTCGTCGTCGTTCTCATCTCCTCGGCCGGGCTGTGGCTGGCGGCGACGCTGGGAAGCCTCGTGGTCGGCGGGATCTTCCTGACTTCTCAGGGCACCGGTCTCGGGCTCGGGAGCGGGGACGTGCTCGGTGCGGTTCTGCTGAACCTGGCCGCCTACTTGGTGTGGGGCGTGTTTGGCTTCGGCCTCGGGGTGCTCATCCGCAGCCAGACCGCCGCCACCGTCACCGCGGCGGTGCTGTACTTCCTGTCCTCGGTCGTCGTCGCGTTCGCCTTCCAGGTCGTGCACGACCTGGTTCTGGAGGAGAACTGGGTGCTCCAGGCCCAGGTGCTGCTGCCCGGAGTGGCGTCCCAGATCATGACCACGCCCGGTGAGCTCTTCGCCGGGGCCCCCGCTCCCTGGACGGGCGCCGCGGTGCTCGTCGCCTACAGCCTGGTCGGCGGCCTCACGGGAACGCTGCTGCTGCTCCGGCGGGACGTGACCTGA
- a CDS encoding ABC transporter ATP-binding protein, whose protein sequence is MTPPEVKDAQAPADGRPIEFRGLSKRYRDRWAVEDLSFTVAPGRVTGFLGPNGAGKTTTLRMLLGLTAPTSGTATVGGRPYRDLAQPLRTVGAMLDESGTHRRRTGRDHLRVQCAATGLPARRADEVLDHVGLAQAGGRRYGEYSLGMRQRLNLAQALLGDPPVLILDEPSNGLDPEGIAWMRALLRTLAAEGRTVLVSSHLISEVEQTADDLVIISQGRLVAEGSSREIAARVRGEARVRVRASRPAELAAALTSAGAVVTCPPAGDGLLIVSGLGAGEVAAAAATHGGELYELAEDAPDLEQAFLRLTQGQAEIR, encoded by the coding sequence ATGACCCCACCGGAAGTGAAGGACGCGCAGGCCCCGGCCGACGGCCGGCCGATCGAGTTCCGCGGCCTGTCGAAGCGGTACCGCGACAGATGGGCCGTGGAGGACCTGTCCTTCACGGTCGCGCCCGGACGCGTCACGGGCTTCCTCGGCCCGAACGGGGCGGGCAAGACGACGACGCTCCGGATGCTCCTCGGCCTGACGGCCCCGACGTCCGGCACCGCGACCGTCGGCGGACGGCCGTACCGGGACCTGGCACAGCCGCTCAGAACCGTCGGCGCGATGCTCGACGAGTCCGGCACACATCGCAGGCGGACCGGCCGTGACCATCTGCGCGTGCAGTGCGCGGCGACGGGCCTGCCGGCCCGCCGGGCCGACGAGGTGCTCGACCACGTCGGACTGGCCCAGGCAGGCGGGCGGCGTTACGGGGAGTACTCGCTCGGCATGCGGCAACGCCTCAACCTCGCCCAGGCGCTGCTCGGCGATCCACCCGTCCTGATCCTCGACGAACCCTCCAACGGGCTCGACCCCGAAGGGATCGCCTGGATGCGCGCCCTGCTGCGGACGCTGGCCGCCGAAGGCCGTACGGTGCTCGTTTCCAGCCACCTGATATCCGAGGTCGAGCAGACCGCCGACGACCTCGTGATCATCAGTCAGGGGCGGCTGGTGGCCGAGGGGTCGAGCCGCGAGATCGCCGCGCGGGTGCGGGGCGAGGCCCGTGTGCGGGTCCGCGCCTCACGGCCCGCGGAACTGGCGGCGGCGCTCACCTCGGCGGGAGCGGTCGTGACGTGTCCGCCCGCCGGGGACGGACTCCTGATCGTGAGCGGCCTCGGGGCGGGCGAGGTGGCCGCGGCGGCGGCCACCCACGGCGGGGAACTGTACGAACTGGCCGAGGACGCGCCCGATCTGGAACAGGCGTTCCTGCGGCTCACGCAAGGACAGGCGGAGATCCGATGA
- a CDS encoding peptidase domain-containing ABC transporter yields MTIIRRRVPVRLQSTSVECGVAALAMVLGYHGRSTTVAELRDRMVLSRDGASAASIARQARELGLKVRAFRAEPEALRGLVLPLIAHWGMNHFVVIERFTRRGVDIVDPASGRRHITYAELDASFTGVALELEPTEDLERREGAEAGLWSFVRPFLPRSVPVVSGVIGASAALTLLGLLPAFLTAYIVDRVLPGRGEDTLLVLAAGLVAYTVSHGLMTLARAELLLWLQTRMDWSMMGTFLRHLMSLPYKFFQLRTGGDLLVRVSSMTYVRDAVSSQLLAVLLDVALLGVYLVAIGFKSLLFVAAILAVATVQLVIMFASARTAQRLTERELQALGEAQSTLLEAVTGAETVKSSGAEHVVVRRWSQKFSEQLESSVRRSRLDNAIDGVLGMLGTASPLLMLVLGAYLVFSDNLSLGTMLALIALAGSALAPVAQLGRSIKTFQTIRVHLDRLRDVLNEPPESLGQGSGKADLSEPITLTDVSFRYSGDGPEALSGISLTVRPGEKIAIVGSSGSGKSTLARLILGLYDPTDGEITYGSTPLTELDLGHLRRQCGVVTQDADIFSGSVLTNIALVMPDATLDDVVEAARLAAVHEDITHMPMGYETILGEGGNGLSGGQRQRVALARAVVHRPRVLLLDEATSHLDATTEAVVHENLSELDCTRIVIAHRLSTVRDADRILVIDRGRIVEDGDHEELVARGGAYAALVGQQLVHD; encoded by the coding sequence GTGACCATCATCCGCCGCAGGGTGCCCGTGCGGCTGCAGTCCACCTCGGTCGAGTGCGGCGTCGCCGCCCTCGCCATGGTGCTCGGCTACCATGGCCGCTCCACCACCGTCGCGGAGCTGCGTGACCGGATGGTGCTTTCGCGCGACGGGGCGAGCGCCGCCTCCATCGCCCGGCAGGCACGCGAACTGGGCCTGAAGGTACGGGCCTTCCGCGCGGAACCGGAGGCGCTGCGGGGGCTCGTCCTGCCGCTGATCGCGCACTGGGGCATGAACCACTTCGTCGTCATCGAGCGCTTCACCCGCCGCGGGGTCGACATCGTCGACCCGGCGTCCGGACGGCGGCACATCACCTACGCGGAACTGGACGCGTCCTTCACCGGGGTGGCGCTGGAGCTGGAGCCGACCGAGGACCTCGAACGCCGCGAGGGCGCCGAGGCGGGACTGTGGTCCTTCGTCCGGCCCTTCCTGCCGCGTTCCGTGCCCGTCGTCTCCGGGGTCATCGGCGCCTCCGCCGCGCTCACGCTCCTCGGACTGCTCCCGGCCTTCCTGACGGCGTACATCGTCGACCGCGTCCTGCCCGGGCGCGGCGAGGACACCCTGCTCGTCCTGGCGGCCGGTCTCGTCGCGTACACCGTGAGTCACGGTCTGATGACGCTGGCCCGGGCCGAGCTGTTGCTGTGGCTGCAGACCCGGATGGACTGGTCGATGATGGGCACGTTCCTCAGACACCTGATGTCCCTGCCGTACAAGTTCTTCCAGCTGCGCACCGGGGGCGACCTGCTCGTACGGGTGTCGAGCATGACGTACGTGCGTGACGCCGTCTCCAGCCAGCTCCTGGCGGTCCTCCTGGACGTGGCCCTGCTCGGCGTCTACCTCGTGGCGATCGGCTTCAAGTCCCTGCTGTTCGTCGCCGCGATCCTCGCCGTCGCCACCGTCCAGCTCGTGATCATGTTCGCCTCCGCCCGGACCGCCCAGCGGCTGACCGAACGCGAACTCCAGGCACTCGGAGAGGCGCAGAGCACGCTCCTGGAAGCGGTGACCGGCGCCGAGACGGTCAAGTCCTCCGGCGCCGAACACGTCGTGGTGCGCCGGTGGTCGCAGAAGTTCTCCGAGCAGCTGGAGTCCTCCGTACGCCGGAGCAGACTGGACAACGCGATCGACGGCGTCCTCGGCATGCTGGGCACCGCGTCTCCGCTGCTCATGCTCGTACTCGGCGCCTACCTCGTCTTCAGCGACAACCTGTCGCTGGGAACGATGCTCGCGCTCATCGCCCTGGCCGGCTCCGCACTCGCCCCGGTGGCCCAACTGGGCCGCAGCATCAAGACGTTCCAGACCATCCGGGTCCACCTCGACCGGCTGCGCGACGTGCTGAACGAACCCCCGGAGTCCTTGGGGCAGGGGTCCGGGAAGGCGGACCTGAGCGAGCCGATCACCCTGACCGACGTCAGCTTCCGCTACTCCGGGGACGGACCGGAGGCCCTGTCGGGCATCTCCCTCACCGTCCGGCCGGGCGAGAAGATCGCCATCGTCGGCAGCAGCGGTTCGGGGAAGTCCACCCTGGCCCGTCTCATCCTCGGGCTCTACGACCCGACGGACGGGGAGATCACCTATGGCTCCACCCCGCTGACCGAGCTGGACCTCGGACACCTGCGCCGCCAGTGCGGCGTCGTCACCCAGGACGCGGACATCTTCAGCGGCTCGGTGCTGACCAACATCGCGCTGGTCATGCCCGATGCCACCCTGGACGATGTCGTCGAGGCGGCCCGCCTCGCGGCGGTCCACGAGGACATCACGCACATGCCGATGGGGTACGAGACGATCCTCGGCGAGGGCGGCAACGGCCTGTCCGGCGGGCAGCGGCAGCGGGTCGCCCTGGCCCGCGCCGTCGTGCACCGGCCGAGGGTTCTGCTGCTGGACGAGGCCACCAGCCACCTGGACGCGACCACCGAGGCGGTCGTGCACGAGAACCTCTCGGAACTCGACTGCACCCGCATCGTCATCGCGCACCGGCTGAGCACCGTGCGCGACGCGGACCGCATCCTCGTCATCGACCGCGGCCGGATCGTCGAGGACGGTGACCACGAGGAACTGGTCGCACGAGGGGGTGCGTACGCGGCCCTCGTCGGCCAGCAACTGGTCCATGACTGA